From a single Nostoc edaphicum CCNP1411 genomic region:
- a CDS encoding orange carotenoid protein N-terminal domain-containing protein, whose translation MTYSIESARNIFSSTQVADAVPATTAMFAKLNIDDQLAFLWYAYAELGRTITPAAPGKANLQLMEGIFNDIKQMSHEEQTQLMRDLASNADTPISRSYAYFGVNAKLGFWWQLGEWMKEGIVAPMPAGYQMSTQVKTVLEAVQRIDQSQQITVLRNTVVNMGFDPSLADSKQAEVINFKFPRTSLSPQFTIEGVTEPTVLKYIEAMNADNFEAAVALFANNGALQPPFQKPIVGREAITAYLRDEGQGLVMKPTKGVSETIEDGYTQHKITGTVETPWFGGNVGMNIAWRFLLDPQGQIYFVAIDLLASPKELLNLTRK comes from the coding sequence ATGACTTATAGTATCGAGTCCGCACGCAATATTTTCTCTAGCACTCAAGTAGCAGATGCTGTTCCAGCCACTACAGCAATGTTTGCTAAACTCAACATTGACGATCAACTGGCATTTCTCTGGTATGCCTACGCGGAACTAGGTCGTACAATTACTCCAGCTGCTCCCGGAAAAGCAAATCTCCAATTAATGGAAGGTATATTCAACGACATTAAGCAGATGTCTCATGAAGAACAAACCCAGTTAATGAGAGATTTAGCGAGTAATGCTGATACTCCCATCAGCCGTTCTTATGCATACTTTGGCGTCAACGCTAAATTAGGATTCTGGTGGCAGTTAGGAGAGTGGATGAAAGAGGGTATCGTCGCTCCTATGCCCGCTGGTTATCAAATGTCAACTCAAGTTAAAACAGTGCTAGAAGCTGTTCAGAGAATCGATCAGAGTCAGCAGATTACTGTACTACGCAATACTGTAGTAAATATGGGGTTCGATCCGTCTCTGGCTGATAGCAAACAGGCAGAAGTCATAAACTTTAAGTTTCCACGTACATCCCTAAGTCCCCAATTTACTATTGAGGGAGTTACAGAACCGACAGTGCTGAAATACATTGAAGCGATGAATGCAGATAACTTTGAAGCTGCTGTTGCTTTATTTGCTAACAACGGTGCGCTGCAACCACCCTTCCAAAAACCAATTGTTGGCCGAGAAGCGATCACTGCTTACCTAAGAGATGAGGGACAAGGGTTAGTGATGAAGCCAACCAAAGGCGTTTCGGAAACCATAGAAGATGGTTATACACAGCATAAGATTACTGGTACGGTCGAAACTCCCTGGTTTGGAGGTAATGTTGGGATGAACATTGCTTGGCGATTTTTACTCGATCCTCAAGGTCAAATTTACTTCGTGGCTATTGACTTACTTGCTTCTCCCAAAGAACTGCTTAACCTAACTCGCAAGTAA
- a CDS encoding calcium-binding protein — translation MTSQFFRGINYTEKVISDSDQKVLGTANPDWFIVEGNNNVVKTGNGNDVVLLGRELDLIFNFDTSIFSGQVLQTSPTPCNNVLDAIVRTGAGDDYVSLGSGNYTISLSSGNNFLDDYGGNYLFDGDGNIIGLEPISTLVASAGSGDDIFSLSGFANRTINAGNGNNLILLGSGDANINTGSGNDIITSDISILTYVVDTGFSSYNQTIKAGNGDNQIAVVPYGETTIQAGSGDDFILAAGISNSSFAKIFAGNGNNTIITSDTNSTIRSGSGDDLIFAGSGNDTIYGGNGNDVINLRGETVCLPNPLSTDTNLFGSSIEVTGGGNDTVYLGQEKDTDTVILGSSGFAAIYGFGCNDRLNVSGLNASFSRVGNDTLISSCGGSLGILKGYTGSVNLV, via the coding sequence ATGACATCACAATTTTTTCGTGGCATTAATTATACTGAAAAAGTCATTTCAGATAGTGATCAGAAAGTTTTAGGAACTGCCAATCCAGACTGGTTTATTGTAGAAGGTAACAACAATGTCGTGAAGACGGGAAATGGCAACGATGTTGTCTTGCTCGGAAGAGAACTAGACTTAATTTTTAATTTTGATACTAGCATTTTTAGTGGTCAGGTTTTGCAAACTAGTCCAACGCCTTGCAATAATGTACTTGATGCGATCGTTCGTACTGGAGCAGGAGATGATTATGTCAGTTTAGGATCAGGCAATTACACAATTTCTTTGAGCAGTGGAAACAACTTTTTAGACGATTACGGTGGAAACTATCTATTCGATGGTGATGGTAATATTATCGGATTAGAGCCAATTTCAACATTAGTTGCCTCAGCAGGATCAGGCGACGATATTTTCTCTTTAAGTGGATTCGCCAACCGAACTATTAATGCGGGAAATGGTAACAACTTAATTTTGCTGGGAAGCGGCGATGCCAATATCAATACAGGCTCAGGAAATGACATTATCACCAGTGATATTTCAATATTGACTTATGTTGTTGACACAGGATTTTCATCCTACAACCAAACTATAAAAGCTGGAAATGGTGATAATCAAATTGCTGTTGTTCCTTATGGCGAAACCACAATTCAAGCCGGCAGCGGCGATGATTTTATTTTGGCTGCTGGAATCTCTAATTCAAGTTTTGCAAAGATTTTTGCAGGTAATGGTAACAACACAATTATTACAAGTGATACAAACAGCACAATTAGGTCTGGCTCAGGCGATGACTTAATTTTTGCTGGTTCAGGTAATGACACTATCTATGGGGGAAATGGGAATGATGTAATCAATCTGCGAGGAGAAACGGTTTGTCTTCCGAACCCTTTAAGTACCGATACAAACCTGTTTGGTTCATCTATTGAGGTAACAGGCGGGGGAAATGATACAGTCTACTTGGGTCAAGAGAAAGATACAGATACAGTAATTTTAGGAAGCAGTGGCTTTGCTGCCATCTATGGCTTTGGTTGCAACGATCGCTTAAATGTGAGTGGCTTAAATGCCAGCTTCAGCCGGGTGGGAAATGATACGTTAATTAGTTCATGTGGTGGTTCTTTGGGAATTCTCAAAGGATATACAGGTTCAGTAAATTTAGTGTAG
- a CDS encoding EF-hand domain-containing protein: MATEQELQSLFNTLDSDQDGKVSINDLFLSPGLSAIISSETNTTSPQELLVNYDSDEDGSITFEELKEAVEKANNLN, translated from the coding sequence ATGGCAACCGAGCAAGAGCTTCAATCTCTTTTTAATACCTTAGATAGCGATCAAGACGGCAAAGTATCCATTAATGATCTTTTTTTAAGTCCTGGCTTAAGTGCAATCATTTCATCAGAAACAAATACCACTAGTCCCCAGGAATTGCTAGTAAATTATGATTCAGACGAAGACGGCAGTATTACCTTTGAAGAGTTAAAGGAAGCAGTTGAGAAAGCAAATAATTTAAACTAG
- a CDS encoding ATP-binding protein — MKTHYLSIGKAFPLQIVLVLPFLIQIFGAVSLVGYLSFKNGQRAVNDLAEQLIDRTSDVVNEHLKSYLSIPQTLNQINADTIRRGILDVRDRKTLGKYFWDQMQVYDLTYIGIGLATGEGMGAARYDGKTITIDDWTAKLPNNTTNYATDNQGNRTQVNNHYTWDNFNQVWYTQPIAAGKPIWTKIYAANFPIGPYIAASASRPIYDSQNRLLGMIASDIHLLKLSDFLRNLNISQSGRVFLLERDGTLIASSGTEKPFVLVNQEIRRVRAIDSSDAIIQNVAKHLQSFNGFTSIIQDTDFQIELQGKRHFVHVLPWRDKYGLDWLVVVSVPENAFMAQINANTNTTIALCLGALVLASVMGVFTSHWIVRPILRLNWASKAMASGNLAQTVESSGIQELNTLSNSFNQMARQLHESFTALEKSKEELEYRVEERTTELKNALGELQRTQFQVIQSEKMSSLGQLVAGVAHEINNPVNFIHGNLVHVQEYTQDLLAFVQLYQQYNPNPSAEIQTAAEDMELEFLQEDLPKMLSSMKVGTERIRQIVLSLRNFSRIDEAEFKSVDIHEGIDSTLMILQHRLKAKPEQPEIEVIKDYGIIPLVECYAGKLNQVFMNILVNAIDALEENNAKRTYQEIEDNPNRIKIRTSVVNLTWLEVAIADNGVGISQEFQQRIFDPFFTTKPVGKGTGMGMSISYQIITEKHGGKLECFSTPGKGTEFIIQIPLRLKAHGVV; from the coding sequence ATGAAGACTCACTATCTAAGCATTGGTAAAGCGTTCCCATTACAGATTGTTCTTGTACTTCCCTTCCTCATCCAAATTTTTGGAGCGGTCAGTTTAGTGGGTTATTTGTCCTTTAAAAATGGACAAAGGGCAGTTAATGACCTGGCAGAACAGTTAATAGATCGCACAAGTGACGTAGTGAATGAACATCTGAAGTCTTATCTTTCCATTCCACAAACCCTTAATCAGATCAATGCAGATACCATCCGCAGAGGGATATTAGACGTGCGCGATCGCAAAACCCTTGGCAAGTATTTCTGGGATCAGATGCAGGTCTATGATTTGACTTATATTGGTATTGGACTAGCGACGGGTGAGGGAATGGGAGCCGCTCGTTATGATGGCAAAACGATCACCATTGATGATTGGACTGCCAAGCTTCCCAATAACACTACCAACTACGCCACAGATAATCAGGGCAATCGGACTCAAGTTAATAATCATTATACTTGGGACAACTTCAACCAAGTTTGGTACACCCAACCCATCGCTGCTGGTAAACCGATCTGGACAAAGATTTATGCTGCAAATTTTCCAATAGGCCCCTACATTGCCGCCTCTGCTAGTCGTCCCATCTATGATTCGCAAAATCGCTTACTAGGAATGATTGCTTCTGATATTCATCTATTGAAACTCAGCGATTTTTTACGCAATTTGAATATTAGTCAATCTGGGCGGGTGTTCCTTTTAGAGCGGGATGGTACATTAATCGCCAGTTCCGGTACAGAGAAGCCTTTTGTCCTCGTCAATCAAGAGATTCGGCGAGTGCGGGCGATTGACAGTTCTGATGCAATCATCCAGAACGTTGCCAAACACCTCCAAAGCTTCAACGGGTTTACCTCCATCATCCAAGACACAGATTTTCAGATTGAACTCCAAGGAAAACGGCATTTTGTTCATGTTTTACCTTGGCGTGACAAGTATGGCTTAGATTGGCTGGTGGTAGTGAGTGTGCCAGAAAATGCATTCATGGCGCAAATTAATGCCAATACCAACACCACGATCGCCCTTTGTCTTGGGGCATTAGTTCTTGCCTCGGTGATGGGCGTGTTTACCTCCCATTGGATTGTACGCCCGATTTTGCGCCTGAATTGGGCAAGTAAAGCAATGGCATCCGGCAATTTAGCTCAGACAGTGGAAAGTAGCGGTATTCAAGAACTTAATACCCTGTCAAACTCTTTCAACCAGATGGCAAGACAACTACACGAATCCTTTACTGCCTTAGAGAAAAGCAAAGAAGAATTAGAATATCGGGTAGAAGAACGCACCACGGAACTCAAAAATGCATTAGGGGAATTGCAACGCACTCAATTTCAAGTTATTCAAAGTGAAAAAATGTCTAGTCTGGGACAATTAGTTGCTGGAGTCGCGCACGAAATTAATAATCCAGTCAACTTTATTCATGGCAACCTTGTCCATGTGCAGGAATATACCCAAGATTTATTAGCATTTGTGCAGTTGTATCAGCAATATAATCCTAACCCTAGTGCTGAAATTCAAACCGCTGCTGAAGACATGGAACTGGAGTTTTTGCAAGAAGACTTGCCAAAAATGTTGTCTTCGATGAAAGTAGGCACTGAACGCATTCGCCAGATTGTACTGTCGCTGCGGAACTTCTCTCGCATCGACGAAGCAGAGTTCAAAAGCGTCGATATTCATGAAGGCATCGACAGTACCTTGATGATTTTGCAACACCGTCTCAAAGCTAAACCAGAACAACCTGAAATTGAGGTGATTAAAGACTACGGCATCATACCCCTAGTAGAATGTTATGCCGGAAAACTCAACCAGGTGTTTATGAATATTTTAGTGAATGCCATTGATGCATTAGAAGAAAATAATGCCAAGCGCACCTATCAGGAGATCGAGGATAACCCCAATCGAATCAAGATTCGCACATCTGTGGTTAATTTAACGTGGTTGGAAGTAGCGATCGCGGATAACGGAGTCGGTATTTCTCAAGAATTTCAGCAGCGAATATTCGATCCTTTTTTCACCACCAAACCGGTTGGCAAAGGAACCGGAATGGGTATGTCCATCAGCTACCAAATCATCACAGAAAAACATGGTGGCAAACTAGAGTGTTTCTCAACTCCTGGAAAAGGAACCGAGTTTATCATTCAGATTCCTCTGCGGCTAAAAGCTCATGGAGTTGTTTAA
- a CDS encoding class I SAM-dependent methyltransferase, with product MKIDNLIETYEQMAVDYEAIVRRYWHIEREPLIASLQLKPGQTVLDVALGTGLNLPAYPEGVSVVGVDLSEKMMDEARKKRVSADVTFKISDIYNLDFPDNSFDAAVSGFTFCILEHPVCAFQEILRVTKPGAFIAILDYCKSQDPEIQKWQELIADAALHQGFPTGKIMWDALMDYDELIYNSKLSIEVLTDDRTESPNPFSCGCQLLVKNSKA from the coding sequence ATGAAGATTGATAATTTGATAGAAACTTACGAGCAGATGGCAGTAGATTATGAGGCAATTGTGAGGCGTTATTGGCACATCGAGCGCGAACCCCTAATTGCTTCTTTGCAGCTGAAGCCGGGACAAACCGTCCTGGATGTTGCGCTAGGAACAGGTCTTAATCTTCCGGCCTATCCTGAAGGTGTAAGTGTCGTAGGTGTTGATCTTTCTGAGAAGATGATGGATGAAGCACGTAAAAAGCGTGTATCCGCAGATGTCACTTTTAAGATATCGGATATCTACAATCTTGATTTTCCTGATAATAGCTTTGATGCAGCAGTGTCGGGATTTACCTTCTGTATCCTTGAGCATCCTGTCTGTGCTTTTCAAGAGATCCTACGAGTAACTAAGCCTGGTGCATTTATTGCCATTCTCGATTACTGCAAATCGCAAGATCCAGAGATTCAGAAATGGCAAGAGTTAATAGCTGATGCAGCTTTACACCAAGGCTTCCCCACTGGCAAGATCATGTGGGATGCATTAATGGATTATGACGAATTGATTTACAACAGTAAACTTTCCATTGAAGTGCTTACGGACGATCGCACAGAAAGTCCAAACCCGTTTTCATGTGGTTGTCAATTATTGGTGAAAAACTCAAAAGCTTAA
- a CDS encoding dienelactone hydrolase family protein, which produces MVETTNIEINTCYVKVPNNDLEIDAYLAQPAQKGTFGAVIVFPEIFGINSNIRDITELIAKQGYVAIAPAMYQRIAPGFEADFSAEDVGFSPESYRLGLEYYQQVKYQEIFSDIQAAIAYLKTLPNVKDNAIGVIGFCFGGHVAYMAATLPDIKATASFYGGGITTSSYGEETPTINRTLEIKGTIYAFFGTRDALISQVENEQIEAELKKHQINHRVFRYDAGHGFFAGFFKDKYPFLEQHPSYNPEAAPDAWQHVLELFQNNL; this is translated from the coding sequence ATGGTAGAAACAACAAACATCGAAATTAACACTTGCTATGTCAAAGTACCTAACAATGACTTAGAAATCGATGCTTACTTAGCTCAACCAGCACAAAAGGGAACCTTTGGAGCGGTTATAGTTTTTCCAGAAATTTTTGGAATCAACAGTAATATTCGAGATATAACCGAACTAATTGCTAAACAAGGTTATGTAGCGATCGCTCCGGCGATGTATCAACGTATTGCTCCCGGTTTTGAAGCTGATTTTAGCGCTGAAGATGTTGGGTTTAGTCCAGAAAGCTATAGGCTGGGATTGGAATACTATCAACAAGTGAAGTATCAAGAGATATTCAGCGATATTCAAGCTGCGATCGCTTACCTCAAAACTTTACCCAATGTCAAAGATAATGCGATCGGTGTGATTGGTTTCTGTTTTGGTGGTCATGTTGCTTATATGGCTGCAACTTTACCTGATATCAAAGCCACAGCTTCGTTTTATGGTGGCGGGATTACTACTTCTAGTTATGGTGAAGAGACTCCAACTATTAATCGCACTTTGGAAATTAAAGGTACTATTTATGCATTTTTTGGGACAAGAGATGCATTAATTTCACAGGTAGAAAACGAGCAAATTGAGGCAGAATTAAAAAAACATCAAATCAATCATCGTGTATTTCGATACGATGCCGGACATGGATTCTTTGCCGGATTTTTTAAAGATAAGTACCCATTCTTAGAGCAGCACCCAAGTTACAATCCTGAAGCTGCTCCTGATGCTTGGCAACATGTTCTAGAACTGTTTCAAAATAACTTGTAA